The window GCACGCTCGAGTTGCTGCTGGAGTACGACCCCGCCCCTAGCGCGCTGACGGATCTGATCCGCGCCCTGGAGGCCGGCCGCCTCATGCAGCGCACGGTGTGCCTGTCCGACGGCGCCGTGACGCTGCTCGCTGCGGCAGCGCCCGCCGAACTGGTGGTGGACGATGTGCAGCTCACCAACACCTTTGGGCCGGAATACCGCATGCTGCTGATTGGCGCGGGCCAGCTGACGGAGTACCTGGCCACCATGGCGCTCTTCAACGGCTTTGCCATCATTGTGTGCGACCCGCGCGAGGAATACCGCGGCAGAGTGCAAGCCCATCGACTACCTCAAGCCCGATGGCAAGCTGACGTTTGACCGCCTCTCCAGCGTGTTCATCAGCAACACCCACCACGAAGAGAACCAGCCCGCGCACCTGACGCTGAAAGACGCGAGCGTGCCGGTCAACATCAATCTGGCCAAGTACGCTGGCCCTGAGGCACGCTACTGCCCCGCAGGCGTGTACGAATTTGTGCCCGACACCGCTCAGGGTGGCAATGCCCAGCGCCTGCAGATCAACGCGCAAAACTGCGTGCACTGCAAGACCTGCGACATCAAGGACCCCACGCAAAACATCGTGTGGGTGACGCCCGAAGGGGGAAGTGGCCCGAACTACGCAGGCATGTAAGCTACGAAATCGATAGCATGCACACTGACTGTAGTAGCACAGGCCATCACGCAGCGGTGCGCGTAAGTTGAAATTTACCCATCGCGTGCGCGAGCCGGTTGGCCTGGTCCTTGAGGCTCTGGGCCGCTGCAGCTCCCTCTTCCACTAGCGCTGCGTTTTGCTGTGTCATGTGGTCCAGCTGGTCCACCGCGTGGCTCACCTGGCCGATCTGCGTGCTCTGCTCACTGCTGGCGGCGTTGATCTCGGACATAAGCATGGTCACGCGCTCCACACTCTGCACGATGTCGCCCATTGTGGCACCCGCAGTCACCACCAACCTAGCCCCATCGCTCACCTTGGTCACACTGTCGGAAATCAATGCCTTGATCTCGCGCGCTGCGTTGGCGCTGCGCCCGGCCAAGCTGCGCACCTCGCTGGCCACCACCGCAAAGCCGCGCCCCTGCTCACCAGCACGTGCTGACTCCACAGCCGCATTGAGCGCAAGGATATTGGTTTGGAACGCAATGCCGTCAATAATGCCCACAATGTCGGCTATTTTCTTGCTACTGGCATTGATCTCCTCCATGGTCTTGACCACTTGGTTGACCACTTCGCCCCCCCTGCCGGCCACCTCTGTGGCGTTGAGCGCCAGCGCGTTAGCCTGGCGCGTACTGTCGGCATTGGTTGCGACCATCTGCGCCAGCTGCGCAATACTGGCCGCCGTTTGCTGCAGGTTGCTGGCCGCATGTTCGGTACGCACGCTCAGGTCGGTGTTACCCGCAGCCACTTCGGAGCTGGCGACATGGATGGATTCACCCGAGTCCCGCACCTCAGTCACCACGTAGTGCAGCGACTCGACCATCTTGTCCAGCGCAGTAAGTAACTGGCCGATCTCGTCGGTGCGCTGGGTTTGCATACGCACCGTGAGGTCGCCCTGCGCCACCACGGCAGCCGCCTGGGAAGCTTGGCGCAACGGCAACACGATGGAGCGCCGCAGCAGCAAACCAAACAGCGCCGAAAGCGCCACCACGACCACAACGGCAATTGCGCTGATCCACTGCGCTCGCCAAGCGTCAGCAATCATACTGTCGCTCGCCTTCAACGATGCCCGCTCCGAAGCGCCCAGCAACTGGTCTATGGCCTTAAGGTACTGGACCAAGGCAGCCGAATGCTCCTGCAGCTCTTTTTGACTGATGATCTTGGACTCGAGGGCATTCTGTACCAATGCATCGCGCAGCACCGCATAACGCTGCCGTTGCACCTGGACCTCGGCCCACAGGGGTTTAGTGCTTTCAGCGGTCGAAGCTTGGGTCAAGGCAGCCTCGATGCGCTGGCGCAGGGCATCCTCAGCCGCCAACTGGGTACGCATTTCGGCTACCAGGGGGAACACATCGGACGAGAGCGTAGCGCGCAAGGCAATCTGGCCGATATGAACAGACTGGGTTTTCCAGTCACGCACCGAGCGCTCGATGGGCAACTGTTCCACCGTTAAGATTGCCGCCTGGCGGCCAGTGCCCACGCCCGTCATCCAAGTGATCGCCCCCAGCAGCGCCACAGCCAAGCCCAGGACCCCAAAGCTGGCCGCGAGCTTCTGGCCGACGCTAAAGCTGCGCCGAGCCTGCGCACGCGCCATGGGACGCCGGGCTTCGAAAGCCATCGGAGTATCCACAGGCATTCCAGACAATGCGGTGCGATAGGTTGCACCAGATGACGTGGGTAAATAGTCCATGAGCGTTCTCTTGGTTAAGCCATACACGGCAGGTCTGAGCGATGGGCCGAGCGTAGTGCTGCGCTCGCCCCCCGTGTTCAATGCGAAATAGACTCTCCAAACCCGCCACCGCCGGGTGTAGATATCTCAAACACATCGCCAGGCTCCATCAGTGCGGAGCCGATGTGGCCCAGCTCCTCAACTTGGCCGGTGGCACGCAGCACGCGGTTGGCACCAGGCCTGCCAGGCTGGCCGCCCGCCATGCCAAAGGCAGGGTTCAGGCGCCCGTTCGAGAGGATGCTGGCCGTCATCGCCTCCAGGAACCGCACGCGCCGCACGCCCCCATCCCCACCAACCCAGCGGCCTGCACCGCCCGAGCCGCGCAGAATCTCGTAGCTGTCGAGCACCACCGGGAAGCGGAACTCCAGCACCTCGGGGTCAGTGAGGCGCGAGTTGGTCATGTGGGTCTGGACCACGCTGGTGCCGTCAAAACCGCGCACCGCCCGGCCTGTGGCGTCCAGCACCGCACCCGCACCGCTGCCACCGGCAATGGTTTCGTAGTACTGGTACTGCGCATTGCCGAAGGTGAAGTTGTTCATGGTGGGCTGGCTGCCCGCCATCACACCAAGGGCGCCAAACAGCGCGTTGGTGATGCAGGTGGAGGTCTCCACATTGCCCGCCACCACCGAGGCCGGCGGGTTGGGGTTGAGCATGGAGCCTTGCGGGATGATCACCTGCAGGGGCTTGAGGCAACCGGCGTTGAGCGGGATGTCGTCGTCCACCAGCGTGCGGAACACATACAGCACGGCCGCCATGCACACGGCACGCGGGGCGTTGAAGTTGTTCATCTGCTGCGGGCTGGTGCCTGCAAAGTCGATGACCGCGCTGCGCTCGGCCACATTGACCTTGACCGACACGCTGATCTGCGCGCCGTTGTCCAGCGGCAGGGTGAAGCTGCCGTCCTTGAGCTGCGTGATCACACGGCGCACCGACTCTTCGGCGTTGTCCTGCACATGGCGCATGTAGGCCTGCACGACATCCAGGCCAAACTGGTCCACCATCTTCGACAGCTCCTGCACGCCTTTTTCGTTCGCCGCGATCTGTGCGCGCAGGTCGGCCAGGTTCTGTTGCGGGTTGCGGCTGGGGTATGGCGTGGTGCCGCCGCCCGTGGCCAGCAGGGTGCGCACTTCCTCTTCCAGAAAGATGCCCCGGTCCACCAGCTTCACGTTGTTGATCTGCACGCCCTCCTCGTCGATGCGCGTGGAGAACGGGGGCATGGAGCCCGGTGTGGTGCCGCCAATGTCCGCGTGGTGGCCCCGGCTGCCCACATAAAACGTGGGCTCGTTGCCCTCGGCCACGTACACCGGGGTGATCACCGTCACATCCGGCAGGTGGGTGCCCCCGTGGTACGGGTCGTTGAGCATGTACACGTCGCCCGGGTGCATCTTGCCCGCGTTCTCGCGGATCACGGTCTTGATGCTCTCGCCCATGGACCCCAGGTGCACGGGCATGTGGGGCGCGTTGGCGATCAGGTTGCCGGCCGCGTCGAATAACGCGCAGCTGAAGTCCAGACGCTCCTTGATGTTCACCGAGTAGGCCGTGTTCTGCAATTGCAGCCCCATCTGCTCGGCAATGTTCATGAACAGGTTGTTGAACACCTCCAGCAGCACCGGGTCCACGGTGGTGCCTGCGGCGTACTGCACCTTGCGGGCGGTCACGCGGTCTAGCACCAGGTGGTCCAGGTCGGTCAGGCGCGCAGACCAGCCGGGCTCCACCACGGTGGTGGTGTTCTTCTCGGCAATGATGGCCGGGCCGGGGATCACGTCGCCGGGGTGCAGGTCCTCGCGCACCACCAGGGCCGCGTCGTGCCAGGCGCCGCCCGAGTACATCTGGACCACCTCGCGCTGCGGGTGCTTGCGGTGCGGGTGCACGGGCAGGCGCGGCTCGGCAGGGGCGTCACCGGCAATCATGGCTTCGACCGACACGGCCTCCACCACCAGGCCCTTGCCGGCCATGAGGAAGGCAAAGCGCTGGCGGTAGGCGGCCTCAAAGGCTGCCTGGATGCTGGCCATGTCGCCAAACGGCACGACCAGGGCCGAATCCGTGCCCTCATAGCGCACATGCACGTTATGGCGCACCTGCACGGGGTTGGTGCTGACCTGCTGGCGCTCCAGCTCGGCCTGCGCGGCAGCGCCCAGCGTATCCAGGCGCTCGGCGATCAAGGGCAGAGATTCAGCCGCCAGCGGCATCTCCACCGCCTGCTCGCGGATCACGGTCTGGTCGGCCAGGCCCATGCCATAGGCGCTGAGCACACCTGCCAGCGGGTGCACGAACACGCGCGACATGCCCAGGGCATCGGCCACCAGGCAAGCATGCTGGCCGCCTGCACCACCAAAGCACTGCAGGGTGTAGCGCGTCACGTCATAGCCGCGCGCCACGCTGATCTTCTTGATGGCGTTGGCCATCTGCTGCACGGCAATCTGGATGAAGCCTTCGGCCACTTCTTCGGGCTTGCGCTGGGTCTGCGTCGCAATCTCTTCAAAGCGGACGCGCACCGCGTCGGCGTCCAGCGTTTCGTTGGCTGCGGGGCCGAACACGCTGGGGAAATAACGGGGCTGCACCTTGCCCACCATCACGTTCGCATCGGTCACGGCCAGCGGGCCGCCCCGGCGGTAGCTCACAGGGCCTGGGTTGGCACCAGCGCTCTCGGGACCCACGCGAAAACGGGCACCGTCATACGCCAGCACCGAGCCACCGCCCGCCGCCACCGTGTGGATACTCATCATGGGAGCGCGCATGCGCACCCCCGCCACGTGGGTCTCGAACTCGCGCTCGAAGGCCCCGGCGTAGTGGCTCACATCGGTGGAGGTGCCGCCCATGTCGAAGCCAATAACTTTTTCGTGCCCGGCCAGGCCCGCTGTGCGCGCCATGCCGACGATGCCGCCTGCAGGGCCGGACAGGATCGCGTCCTTGCCCTGGAACGTGCCCGCATCGGTGAGGCCCCCTGAGGACTGCATGAAGAACAGCTTGACGCCCGGCATCTCGTCGGCCACCTGCTCCACGTAGCGGCGCAGGATGGGCGACAGATACGCATCGACCACCGTGGTGTCGCCCCGGCTCACGAACTTCATCATGGGGCTGGTTTCGTGCGAGGTGCTGATCTGCGTGAAGCCGACCTCTTTGGCAATGCGCTTGGCTGCCTGCTCGTGCTGGGTGTAGCGATAGCCATGCATGAACACAATGGCCACGCTGCGCAGGCCACGCCCGTAGGCGGCCAGCAGGTCGCCGCGCAGGGTGGCTTGGTCCAGGTTCTGCAGCAGGTTGCCATGGGCGCCCATGCGCTCGCGGGCCTCGATGACCTCGGTGTAGAGCAGCTCGGGCAGCTGGATGTGGCGGTCGAACAGGCGCGGGCGGTTCTGGTAGGCGATGCGCAGCGCGTCCTTGAAGCCTTTGGTGGTGACCAGCAGTGTGGGCTCGCCCTTGCGCTCCAGGAGCGCGTTGGTGGCCACCGTGGTGCCCATCTTCACGCACTCCACCAGCGCCGGGGTCACCGGCTCGCCAGGCTGCAGGCCCAGCAGGTGGCGAATTCCCGCCACCGCGGCATCCTTGTACTGCTCGGGGTTTTCAGACAGCAGCTTGTGTGTGGTGAGCGAGCCGTCGGGCCGCTTGGCCACGATGTCGGTGAAGGTGCCGCCCCGGTCAATCCAGAACTGCCAGCGGTTGCCGGCCGGTGCGGTGGTCATGGTGGAGGGTGCTTGCATGGTGATTGGACTCACTGGTTAACGGATGAACTGAAGAACTAACGGACCGGCGTTGGAAGTCGGACTAGCGTTGGAAGTAATAGG is drawn from Acidovorax sp. DW039 and contains these coding sequences:
- a CDS encoding methyl-accepting chemotaxis protein, whose amino-acid sequence is MDYLPTSSGATYRTALSGMPVDTPMAFEARRPMARAQARRSFSVGQKLAASFGVLGLAVALLGAITWMTGVGTGRQAAILTVEQLPIERSVRDWKTQSVHIGQIALRATLSSDVFPLVAEMRTQLAAEDALRQRIEAALTQASTAESTKPLWAEVQVQRQRYAVLRDALVQNALESKIISQKELQEHSAALVQYLKAIDQLLGASERASLKASDSMIADAWRAQWISAIAVVVVVALSALFGLLLRRSIVLPLRQASQAAAVVAQGDLTVRMQTQRTDEIGQLLTALDKMVESLHYVVTEVRDSGESIHVASSEVAAGNTDLSVRTEHAASNLQQTAASIAQLAQMVATNADSTRQANALALNATEVAGRGGEVVNQVVKTMEEINASSKKIADIVGIIDGIAFQTNILALNAAVESARAGEQGRGFAVVASEVRSLAGRSANAAREIKALISDSVTKVSDGARLVVTAGATMGDIVQSVERVTMLMSEINAASSEQSTQIGQVSHAVDQLDHMTQQNAALVEEGAAAAQSLKDQANRLAHAMGKFQLTRTAA
- a CDS encoding hydantoinase B/oxoprolinase family protein — encoded protein: MQAPSTMTTAPAGNRWQFWIDRGGTFTDIVAKRPDGSLTTHKLLSENPEQYKDAAVAGIRHLLGLQPGEPVTPALVECVKMGTTVATNALLERKGEPTLLVTTKGFKDALRIAYQNRPRLFDRHIQLPELLYTEVIEARERMGAHGNLLQNLDQATLRGDLLAAYGRGLRSVAIVFMHGYRYTQHEQAAKRIAKEVGFTQISTSHETSPMMKFVSRGDTTVVDAYLSPILRRYVEQVADEMPGVKLFFMQSSGGLTDAGTFQGKDAILSGPAGGIVGMARTAGLAGHEKVIGFDMGGTSTDVSHYAGAFEREFETHVAGVRMRAPMMSIHTVAAGGGSVLAYDGARFRVGPESAGANPGPVSYRRGGPLAVTDANVMVGKVQPRYFPSVFGPAANETLDADAVRVRFEEIATQTQRKPEEVAEGFIQIAVQQMANAIKKISVARGYDVTRYTLQCFGGAGGQHACLVADALGMSRVFVHPLAGVLSAYGMGLADQTVIREQAVEMPLAAESLPLIAERLDTLGAAAQAELERQQVSTNPVQVRHNVHVRYEGTDSALVVPFGDMASIQAAFEAAYRQRFAFLMAGKGLVVEAVSVEAMIAGDAPAEPRLPVHPHRKHPQREVVQMYSGGAWHDAALVVREDLHPGDVIPGPAIIAEKNTTTVVEPGWSARLTDLDHLVLDRVTARKVQYAAGTTVDPVLLEVFNNLFMNIAEQMGLQLQNTAYSVNIKERLDFSCALFDAAGNLIANAPHMPVHLGSMGESIKTVIRENAGKMHPGDVYMLNDPYHGGTHLPDVTVITPVYVAEGNEPTFYVGSRGHHADIGGTTPGSMPPFSTRIDEEGVQINNVKLVDRGIFLEEEVRTLLATGGGTTPYPSRNPQQNLADLRAQIAANEKGVQELSKMVDQFGLDVVQAYMRHVQDNAEESVRRVITQLKDGSFTLPLDNGAQISVSVKVNVAERSAVIDFAGTSPQQMNNFNAPRAVCMAAVLYVFRTLVDDDIPLNAGCLKPLQVIIPQGSMLNPNPPASVVAGNVETSTCITNALFGALGVMAGSQPTMNNFTFGNAQYQYYETIAGGSGAGAVLDATGRAVRGFDGTSVVQTHMTNSRLTDPEVLEFRFPVVLDSYEILRGSGGAGRWVGGDGGVRRVRFLEAMTASILSNGRLNPAFGMAGGQPGRPGANRVLRATGQVEELGHIGSALMEPGDVFEISTPGGGGFGESISH